The sequence TCCGGCAGCACGGCGCCGCGCGGGTCGAGGGCCGCGCGCGGGTCCGCCTCGATCAGTTCCAGGATCCGCGGGTCGGCGATGAAACCGCCCTTGACCACCTCGGCCATCCCGGCGGCGATGTCGTCGGCCGGCAGCGTGTCCAGCGCGTCCAGGTCGCACAGCACGCCGGCCGGCGGGTGGAAGGCGCCGACCAGGTTCTTTCCCGCGGCGATGTTGACCGCGGTCTTGCCACCCACCGCGGCGTCCACCATGCCGGCCACCGAGGTCGCCACCGGGATCCACCGGACACCGCGCAGCCAGGCCGCCGCGACGTAGCCGGCCAGGTCGGTGGTGGCCCCGCCGCCGACCCCGACGACCACATCGGTACGGGTGAAGCCCGCCGCCCCCAACTCGTCCCAGCACCGGGCGGCCACCTCGACCGTCTTGCCCCGCTCGGCGTCGGGCACCTCGATCGGCACGACCGTCGCGGCGCCGACCGCCTTCGCCACCGCCTCGGCCCGGTCGCGCAGCGTGGGCGGGTGCAGCACCGCCACCCGCGCGGCGCCCTCGACCAGCGCGGGAAGTTCGTCGTTCAGTCCCCGGCCGACGATCACGTCGTACGGACGGTCACCCTTCACCGGAATTCGCGTCACCACGGCCGTCACCCTATCCGCGAGCGGCCCGGCGATTCACCGTGCTCGGGCCATGTTCCGCCAGGTGGGCGGTCACCGATCCGGCCGGCCAGGCCACCCGGGCCGGATCGGGGCGCTCGACCGGTCGCCGGGGCGGTGTCATCGTCAGCCGCGCACCAGGACGGTGACCTCGGCGGCGATCTCCTCCGGCTCGCGGCCGTCGGTGGCCACCGTGTGCGTGGCCACCGCGGCGTAGAGCGGGCGCCGCTGCTCCAGCAGGAACTTCATCGTGGCGCGCGGGTTCATCGCCAGCAGCGGGCGGCCGGTGCCCAGCCCGACCCGCTTGACCGCGTCGGGCAGCTCCACCGACAGGAACACGACCGTGTGGTCGAGCAGCAGCTTCCGGGTCGACTCGTCCATGATCGTGCCGCCGCCGAGCGCCAGCACACCCGGGAAGGACGCCAGGGACTCGGCGACGACCGTACGCTCAAGGGCGCGGAACGCCGGCTCCCCGTCGTCGACGAAGATGTCCGGGATCGGCTTGCCGGCCCGGGCCTCGATGATCGAGTCGGTGTCGGCGAAGCCGACGCCCAGCGCCGCGGCGACCGCCTCGCCGATCGTCGTCTTCCCCGCGCCGGGCGGGCCGACCAGGACGGCGACCGGGGCCATCAGCGGATCACCAGGGCGTCGAGGTAGGACGCCAGGTTGCGGCGGATCTCGGCGACCGAGTCACCGCCGAACTTCTCGGTGGCCGCCTCGGCGAGCACCAGGGCGACCATCGCCTCGGCGACGACCGCGCCGGCCGGGACCGCGCAGACGTCGGAGCGCTGGTTGATCGCGGTCGCCGGCTCGCCGGTGGTGATGTCCACGGTCTGCAGGGCGCGGTTCAGCGACGAGATCGGCTTCAGGGCGGCACGGACGCGCAGCGGCTCACCGTTGGTGATCCCGCCCTCCAGGCCGCCGGCCCGGTCGGTCACCCGCTTCACCCCGTCCGGCGTCGGGACGATCTCGTCGTGCGCGACCGAGCCGCGGGAGCGGGCCTGGGTGAAACCGTCACCGATCTCGACACCCTTGACCGACTGGATCGACATCAGCGCGGTGGCGAGCCGGGCGTCGAGCTTGCGGTCCCACTGCACGTGCGAGCCCAGGCCCGGCGGGACCTGGTAGGCCAGCACCTCGACGATGCCACCGAGCGTGTCGGCGTCCTTCTTCGCGGCGTCCACCTCGGCGACCATCCGGGCGCTGGCCTCCGGGTCGAGGCAGCGCAGCGGGTCGGCGTCGATGCGGTCGGCGTCGTCCGGCGTCGGGATCAGCCCGGACTTCGCCGCGACCGAACCGAGTTCGATCACGTGCGACACGATCTCGATGCCCAGCGCCTGCCGGATCAGCTGCTTGGCGACCACGCCGACGGCGACCCGGGCGGCGGTCTCCCGGGCGCTGGCGCGCTCCAGGATCGGGCGGGCGTCGGTGTGCCCGTACTTCTGCATCCCGGCCAGATCGGCGTGTCCGGGACGCGGGCGCGTCAGCGGGGCGTTGCGCGACTGGGCGGCGAGCACCTCGGGGTCGACCGGATCGGCCGACATGACCGTCTCCCACTTCGGCCACTCGGTGTTGCCCACCCGGATCGCGACCGGGCTGCCGAGCGTGCGGCCGTGCCGCACCCCGCCGATGAACTCCACCTCGTCCTGCTCGAACTTCATCCGCGCGCCGCGGCCGTAACCCAGGCGGCGGCGCACCAGATCCCGGGTGACGTCCGCGCTCGTCACCTCCACCCCGGCGGGAACGCCCTCCAGCAGCGCGACGAGCGCCGGTCCGTGCGATTCACCTGCAGTAAGCCAGCGCAGCATGTCTGGAGTCTAAAGACACTCGGCCCGCGACCCAATGCCCGGCTTCCGCGTCCCGCCCTCCGGACGCCTGTCCGGCCCCGTGCCCGCTGCCCGGCCACCTCCGCCGGCGTGGGGTGGGCGGCGGTCACCGCTGATCCGCGGGGTCGACGTGCGGTGCCGATCGCCGCCGGGGATAACGACACCCAGCACCAGCCCAGGACGGGCGGCCGGCACGGACGGGATTCTCAGGCACAGGGCGGGGCGGCGGCTGTTCGCGTTCGGGAGCGGCGCTGGTCACTTCCCGCGCGCAGGGCGACGCGCTCGCTGTTCTCCGCGCAGGGGCGACGCGCTCGCTGTTCTCCGCGCAGGGGCGACACGCTCGCTGTTCTCCGCGCAGGGGCGACACGCTCGCTGTTCTCCGCGCAGGGGCGACACGCTCGCTGTTCTCCGCGCGGGGCGGCGCTGGTCACTTTTCGGGCGGAGGGTGGCGGATCGGGCGCCGGGGCGACGTACCTTCGCGGGCGTGACCGCGACCCCCACCACCGAACCTCAAGTGCGTGACGTGCCACGACGGGCGCTGCTCGTCGTGGTGCTCGGCCTGATCACGGCGATCGGGCCGTTGTCGCTGGACATGTACCTGCCCGCGCTGCCCGAGATCGCCGGTGACCTGCGGGTGCCGGCCGGTCAGGTGCAGCTGTCACTGACCGCGTGCCTGATCGGCCTGGCCCTGGGGCAGTTCGTGTTCGGACCGCTCAGCGACCGGTGGGGACGCCGGCGGCCGGTGCTGGTGGGCGTCCTGGCGTACGCGGGCCTGTCATTTCTGATCGCTCTGGCGCCCTCGGCGCCGGTCCTGAGCGGTCTGCGTCTCCTGCAGGGGGTGGCCGGCGGGGTCGGCGTCGTGGTCGCCCGTGCGGTGGTGCGGGACCTGAGCTCCGGGGTGGGCGCGGCACGGCTGTTCGGGGCGTTGACGCTGATCTTCGGGGTGGCCCCGATCGCGGCGCCCAGTCTGGGCAGCGTGGTGCTGCGGACGGCCTCCTGGCAGGGAATCTTCGTGGCGCTCGGGGTGATCGGGCTGCTGCTCGCCGTACTGGTGCTGGCCGGGCTGCCGGAGACCCTGCCACCGGAGCGGCGCGCCTCCGGCGGGCTGCGCGCGCTGGCCGGGACGGCGCGGACGCTCTTCACCGACCGGGTGTTCCTCGGGTACGCGCTGGCGCAGGCGTTCGCGTTCGCGGCGATGTTCGGATACATCGCCGGGTCGAGTTTCGTGCTGCAGGACGGGTACGGCCTCTCCCCCACCGTCTACAGCCTGCTGTTCGGGGCGAACGCGGTCGGTCTGACCCTGCTCAGCCAGGCCAACGGCGCGCTGCTGGGCCGGTGGCGCCTGGGCACGATGCTCGCCGCCGGTCTGGTGTTGCAGACCGCTGCGGGCGCGCTGGCGCTGCTCGGCGCCGCCCTGCAGAGCCTGATCGTGCTCA is a genomic window of Actinoplanes teichomyceticus ATCC 31121 containing:
- the aroC gene encoding chorismate synthase — protein: MLRWLTAGESHGPALVALLEGVPAGVEVTSADVTRDLVRRRLGYGRGARMKFEQDEVEFIGGVRHGRTLGSPVAIRVGNTEWPKWETVMSADPVDPEVLAAQSRNAPLTRPRPGHADLAGMQKYGHTDARPILERASARETAARVAVGVVAKQLIRQALGIEIVSHVIELGSVAAKSGLIPTPDDADRIDADPLRCLDPEASARMVAEVDAAKKDADTLGGIVEVLAYQVPPGLGSHVQWDRKLDARLATALMSIQSVKGVEIGDGFTQARSRGSVAHDEIVPTPDGVKRVTDRAGGLEGGITNGEPLRVRAALKPISSLNRALQTVDITTGEPATAINQRSDVCAVPAGAVVAEAMVALVLAEAATEKFGGDSVAEIRRNLASYLDALVIR
- the aroB gene encoding 3-dehydroquinate synthase; protein product: MTAVVTRIPVKGDRPYDVIVGRGLNDELPALVEGAARVAVLHPPTLRDRAEAVAKAVGAATVVPIEVPDAERGKTVEVAARCWDELGAAGFTRTDVVVGVGGGATTDLAGYVAAAWLRGVRWIPVATSVAGMVDAAVGGKTAVNIAAGKNLVGAFHPPAGVLCDLDALDTLPADDIAAGMAEVVKGGFIADPRILELIEADPRAALDPRGAVLPELVERKVRVKAGVVGVDLRESGLREILNYGHTLGHAIERRERYTWKHGHAVSVGLVFAAELGRLSGRLDDATADRHRAVLELLGLPTSYDAGAWSDLLAGMRVDKKTRAATLRFVVLDGLAKPGVLAGPDDDLLRRAYAVVAR
- a CDS encoding multidrug effflux MFS transporter — translated: MTATPTTEPQVRDVPRRALLVVVLGLITAIGPLSLDMYLPALPEIAGDLRVPAGQVQLSLTACLIGLALGQFVFGPLSDRWGRRRPVLVGVLAYAGLSFLIALAPSAPVLSGLRLLQGVAGGVGVVVARAVVRDLSSGVGAARLFGALTLIFGVAPIAAPSLGSVVLRTASWQGIFVALGVIGLLLAVLVLAGLPETLPPERRASGGLRALAGTARTLFTDRVFLGYALAQAFAFAAMFGYIAGSSFVLQDGYGLSPTVYSLLFGANAVGLTLLSQANGALLGRWRLGTMLAAGLVLQTAAGALALLGAALQSLIVLTVGLFLLVTAMGLILPNTAALALDRYPGHAGSAAALLGGAQSVIGAVAAPLVGLGAAGHGVPMTAVMLGFAAAALIATATLTRRTPH
- a CDS encoding shikimate kinase, whose translation is MAPVAVLVGPPGAGKTTIGEAVAAALGVGFADTDSIIEARAGKPIPDIFVDDGEPAFRALERTVVAESLASFPGVLALGGGTIMDESTRKLLLDHTVVFLSVELPDAVKRVGLGTGRPLLAMNPRATMKFLLEQRRPLYAAVATHTVATDGREPEEIAAEVTVLVRG